From a single Myxocyprinus asiaticus isolate MX2 ecotype Aquarium Trade chromosome 47, UBuf_Myxa_2, whole genome shotgun sequence genomic region:
- the ndufa5 gene encoding NADH dehydrogenase [ubiquinone] 1 alpha subcomplex subunit 5, translated as MAGLIKKTTGLVGLAVSHNPHERLRILYAKILGSLQTMPQDAAYRKYTEQLVNERFNHVKSEPDVEKLEKKINSGQIEEVIAQAEAELSLSRKMTEWKPWEPLVEEAPANQWKWPI; from the exons ATGGCTGGTTTGATCAAGAAG ACAACAGGATTGGTTGGACTTGCTGTCTCCCACAATCCACATGAG CGCCTTCGGATTCTCTACGCAAAGATCCTGGGCAGTCTTCAGACAATGCCTCAGGATGCTGCCTACAGAAAATATACTGAACAACTTGTCAATGAGAGATTCAATCATGTCAAATCT GAGCCTGATGTAGAAAAGCTTGAAAAGAAAATCAACAGTGGACAGATAGAGGAGGTCATTGCGCAG GCTGAAGCAGAGCTGTCATTGTCCAGGAAGATGACCGAATGGAAACCATGGGAACCGCTTGTAGAGGAAGCGCCAGCGAACCAGTGGAAGTGGCCAATCTGA